In the genome of Terribacillus sp. FSL K6-0262, one region contains:
- a CDS encoding TetR/AcrR family transcriptional regulator, whose translation MDKKTEILMAAKRKFAEFGFQQVSMQSIAEACKISKASIYKLFGSKEELLNELIENNHAQLRNKAALIEADKSLTPDIRFERKIVMEIESFKENKHLIQMLMFSPPFKESSDLQQHMNNVRGILIKWHQDMLLNLYGNKIEPYKWDMTLNLLGLLNPYLRMMADGAILKKPAEVAHEIKLVMDAIIADKLSRAPLLNERHIQLHFHADLPEAPGKEELLHTFLQQIHELTVNDLKDGSLTEAVVHLKQELAKEEPAPYLIDALLTYLDQHSRLKESIRAIRLLL comes from the coding sequence ATGGATAAAAAAACGGAGATTTTAATGGCCGCGAAGCGGAAGTTTGCGGAGTTTGGGTTCCAGCAGGTGTCGATGCAGTCGATAGCGGAGGCTTGTAAGATATCGAAGGCCTCCATTTACAAACTGTTCGGTTCCAAGGAGGAACTGCTGAATGAGCTGATTGAAAACAATCATGCGCAGCTGCGGAATAAGGCTGCTTTGATCGAGGCAGATAAGAGCTTGACGCCGGATATTCGTTTTGAGCGGAAGATTGTGATGGAGATCGAGTCTTTCAAGGAGAACAAGCATTTGATCCAAATGCTGATGTTCTCTCCCCCTTTCAAGGAATCATCAGATCTTCAGCAGCATATGAACAATGTCCGGGGCATTCTTATCAAATGGCATCAGGACATGCTGTTGAATCTTTATGGAAACAAGATAGAACCGTACAAATGGGATATGACACTCAATCTGCTTGGACTGCTGAATCCTTATTTAAGAATGATGGCGGATGGCGCAATCCTGAAAAAGCCGGCGGAGGTTGCGCATGAAATCAAGCTGGTGATGGACGCTATTATTGCTGATAAACTGAGCCGCGCTCCCCTATTGAATGAGCGGCATATCCAGCTTCATTTTCATGCGGATTTGCCCGAGGCTCCTGGAAAAGAGGAACTGCTGCACACATTCTTGCAGCAAATACATGAGCTTACAGTAAACGATCTGAAAGATGGTTCGCTGACAGAGGCTGTGGTTCATCTGAAGCAGGAATTGGCTAAGGAGGAGCCTGCTCCCTATTTGATTGATGCACTGCTGACTTACTTAGATCAACATAGCAGATTAAAAGAAAGTATCCGAGCCATTCGGTTACTGCTGTAA
- a CDS encoding MDR family MFS transporter, producing the protein MAEQTAQVNRMATVTIFIIGAFVTILNQTLLVTALPHIMSDFDITADQGQWLTTAFMLTNGILIPITAFLIEKYSTRKLFLFAMTTFSIGTLVAAVAPAFSLLLVARIIQAIGAGIMMPLMQTVFLTIFPPEKRGTAMGMFGLVIAFAPAIGPTLSGWIVDSFSWHYLFYIVLPIAVIDLVLAIFVLKNVTTLKESKIDVLSVVYSSIGFGGILYGFSSAGTSGWVNWEVMGTLGIGALSLILFIIRQLQMEKPLLEFRVFKNFTFTITTIMGMLVFGLMIGTETILPLYTQNLRDVSAFHSGLMLLPGAIMMGILSPFVGAIFDKIGAKLLAIIGFFLMTVTTIPFAFLELDTSLSFIVIIYTLRMAGTALVMMPLTTAGINALPNHLIPHATAMNNTFRQVGGSIGTAILITIMTNTIKYGDFTNPADAQITGMDAAFLAAVLLSAIGLIMAFFLRRKNDDGSNRVTANKPGMEN; encoded by the coding sequence ATGGCTGAACAGACTGCTCAGGTCAACCGGATGGCGACGGTGACGATTTTCATCATCGGTGCTTTCGTGACGATTTTGAACCAGACATTGTTGGTTACGGCTTTGCCCCATATTATGAGTGACTTTGATATTACAGCAGATCAGGGACAATGGCTGACAACTGCATTCATGCTGACAAACGGGATCCTGATTCCGATTACAGCATTCTTGATTGAGAAATATTCGACGCGGAAATTGTTCTTGTTTGCGATGACCACCTTCAGCATCGGAACGCTGGTTGCAGCAGTGGCACCAGCGTTCAGTCTTTTGCTGGTGGCTCGAATCATCCAGGCAATCGGAGCCGGTATCATGATGCCGCTCATGCAGACTGTCTTCCTGACGATCTTCCCGCCGGAAAAGCGCGGGACGGCAATGGGGATGTTCGGGCTCGTCATCGCATTTGCTCCGGCAATCGGTCCTACGCTCAGCGGCTGGATCGTCGATAGCTTCTCTTGGCATTACCTGTTCTATATCGTCCTGCCAATTGCTGTCATCGATTTGGTTTTGGCCATTTTCGTATTGAAAAATGTAACGACATTGAAGGAATCCAAGATCGATGTGCTCTCTGTCGTATACTCATCCATCGGGTTCGGCGGTATTCTGTATGGATTCAGCTCCGCTGGTACGAGCGGCTGGGTCAATTGGGAGGTCATGGGCACACTCGGCATAGGGGCGCTGTCCTTGATCCTGTTCATCATCAGACAGCTGCAGATGGAAAAACCATTGCTGGAGTTCCGCGTGTTCAAGAACTTCACCTTCACGATTACGACGATCATGGGTATGCTCGTATTCGGGCTGATGATCGGGACAGAAACGATCCTGCCGTTATATACGCAAAACCTGCGTGATGTCAGTGCATTCCATTCCGGATTGATGCTGCTTCCAGGGGCGATCATGATGGGTATCCTCTCTCCGTTCGTGGGGGCGATCTTTGATAAGATCGGCGCGAAGCTGCTGGCAATTATCGGTTTCTTCCTGATGACAGTGACGACTATTCCATTTGCTTTCCTCGAACTGGATACGTCGCTTTCCTTCATCGTGATCATCTATACGCTTCGCATGGCTGGTACAGCGCTTGTCATGATGCCGCTCACGACAGCCGGGATCAATGCTTTGCCAAACCATTTGATTCCGCATGCGACGGCGATGAACAATACATTCCGACAGGTTGGCGGCTCGATCGGTACGGCTATTCTGATCACCATCATGACGAATACGATAAAATACGGCGACTTCACAAATCCTGCCGATGCCCAAATTACTGGCATGGATGCTGCCTTCCTTGCAGCAGTCCTTCTGTCGGCAATTGGTTTGATCATGGCGTTTTTCTTAAGAAGGAAAAATGATGACGGCAGCAATAGGGTCACAGCCAATAAGCCGGGTATGGAAAACTAA
- a CDS encoding HD domain-containing protein, with protein sequence MQVLKLAEKLKFEMRHSWLSNGRQESVAEHTWRVGLMAVLLEPYIEEKLDMAKLLKMIMIHDLVEAEAKDIPAFDTLYDAKRKEQKRLAEEKAMDDIRAMLAEEPGKELQLLWQEFEAKGTFEAKVANALDKLEAQLQHNEASLETWLDIEKEMIYLLKSHTDFHPVLEELRQVIVAEAEDKLRETPETAG encoded by the coding sequence ATGCAAGTATTGAAGCTTGCCGAGAAGCTTAAATTTGAAATGAGGCATAGCTGGCTTTCAAACGGCAGGCAGGAGAGTGTCGCGGAACATACGTGGCGCGTCGGCTTGATGGCTGTACTGTTGGAACCTTACATAGAAGAAAAGTTAGACATGGCAAAATTACTGAAGATGATCATGATTCATGACCTTGTGGAAGCAGAAGCAAAGGACATACCCGCTTTTGATACGCTTTATGATGCAAAAAGGAAAGAACAGAAGCGTTTGGCGGAGGAAAAGGCAATGGATGATATCAGGGCGATGCTTGCAGAAGAACCGGGGAAGGAGCTGCAGCTGCTTTGGCAGGAATTCGAAGCGAAAGGAACATTCGAAGCCAAAGTGGCCAATGCCCTGGATAAGCTGGAGGCTCAGCTGCAGCATAATGAAGCATCGCTGGAAACATGGCTCGATATAGAGAAGGAGATGATTTATTTGTTAAAATCGCATACCGATTTTCATCCGGTGCTGGAGGAACTGCGGCAAGTGATCGTGGCAGAGGCAGAAGATAAGCTAAGGGAGACTCCTGAAACTGCAGGGTAA
- a CDS encoding zinc ABC transporter substrate-binding protein — protein sequence MKKLFSFVPLLLAVFLLAGCGASDSASGSGPEKGKLHVTTTIAQIADAAEQIGGEHVEVVSLMGPGIDPHLYKATQSDIQKLQDADVILYNGLHLEGQMLEVFEYMPKEIPAIAIGEAVDDATLLSDAEDASLPDPHIWFDIDIWKTAISNITDIFIKEDPDNREDYQANEAAYFDKLDELKSYAEAKMASIPAERRVLVTAHDAFHYFGEAYDMEVMGLQGLSTDSEFGLADIQQLIDTLTERKIGAVFVESSVSEKSINAVIDGTKEAGHDVKIGGELYSDAMGEKGTEEGTYIGMYRHNVDTIAEALR from the coding sequence GTGAAAAAGCTATTCTCTTTCGTACCTTTGTTACTGGCTGTCTTTTTACTTGCTGGCTGTGGTGCTTCCGATTCTGCTTCTGGTTCCGGTCCTGAGAAAGGGAAATTACACGTGACCACGACTATCGCTCAAATCGCTGATGCTGCCGAACAAATCGGCGGCGAGCATGTGGAAGTCGTTAGTCTGATGGGGCCGGGAATCGATCCCCATTTATACAAAGCGACACAGAGCGATATCCAAAAACTCCAGGACGCCGATGTGATCCTTTACAATGGCCTGCACCTGGAAGGGCAAATGCTCGAGGTATTCGAATATATGCCAAAAGAGATACCTGCAATAGCAATCGGGGAAGCTGTTGATGACGCAACGCTATTATCGGATGCCGAGGATGCCAGCCTTCCAGATCCGCATATTTGGTTCGATATCGATATCTGGAAAACTGCCATCAGTAATATCACGGATATATTCATAAAAGAAGATCCGGATAACAGGGAGGATTACCAGGCGAATGAAGCTGCCTATTTCGACAAGCTGGATGAGCTGAAAAGCTATGCTGAAGCAAAAATGGCATCCATTCCAGCGGAGCGGCGGGTGCTCGTCACAGCTCATGACGCCTTTCATTATTTCGGCGAGGCTTATGATATGGAAGTGATGGGGCTACAAGGATTATCCACCGACTCCGAATTCGGTTTAGCTGATATCCAACAATTGATCGATACACTGACAGAGCGAAAAATCGGGGCAGTATTCGTGGAGTCGAGTGTGTCCGAGAAATCGATCAACGCCGTGATCGATGGGACCAAAGAAGCTGGTCATGACGTAAAAATCGGCGGCGAACTCTATTCTGATGCCATGGGTGAAAAAGGGACAGAGGAAGGCACCTACATCGGCATGTACCGCCATAATGTCGACACCATTGCAGAAGCTTTGAGATAG
- a CDS encoding metal ABC transporter ATP-binding protein, translating to MEALKIKDLNVAYDRKTVLEQVGMSIPKETLTAIVGPNGAGKSTLIKAVLGMIKRSSGEISILGKPYHPKNRNVGYVPQRGSVDWDFPTNALDVTLMGRYGHIGWFKRPSKHDIGLAREALQKLGMEEYADRQIRQLSGGQQQRVFLARALVQDADVYFMDEPFVGVDAKTEKAIIGLLQELKQKGKTVIVVHHDLQTVPEYFDHTLLLNRTVIADGPTEEVFTKELLQKTYGGALAFFPAPDERIGG from the coding sequence ATGGAAGCTTTGAAAATAAAGGATTTAAACGTTGCTTATGACCGAAAGACTGTTTTGGAACAAGTCGGCATGTCCATCCCCAAGGAAACCCTGACGGCCATTGTCGGTCCGAATGGTGCTGGTAAATCGACTTTGATCAAAGCTGTCCTCGGGATGATCAAGCGGTCTTCAGGGGAGATTTCGATACTAGGAAAGCCTTACCATCCAAAAAATCGCAATGTAGGCTATGTACCGCAGCGAGGATCGGTGGACTGGGACTTCCCCACGAATGCCCTGGATGTCACCTTGATGGGCCGTTACGGTCATATCGGCTGGTTCAAGCGGCCTTCCAAACATGATATCGGTCTGGCAAGGGAAGCGCTGCAAAAACTAGGAATGGAGGAATATGCCGATAGACAGATCCGGCAGCTTTCCGGCGGGCAGCAGCAGCGTGTATTCCTGGCTCGGGCACTTGTTCAGGATGCCGATGTTTACTTCATGGATGAACCATTCGTCGGAGTGGACGCCAAGACTGAAAAAGCGATAATCGGTTTGCTGCAGGAATTGAAGCAAAAAGGTAAGACTGTCATTGTCGTCCATCATGATCTTCAAACCGTTCCTGAATACTTCGATCACACACTTCTGTTAAATAGGACCGTAATCGCGGATGGCCCGACCGAAGAAGTATTCACCAAAGAGTTGCTGCAAAAAACATATGGCGGCGCACTGGCATTCTTCCCTGCGCCGGACGAACGGATCGGAGGGTGA
- a CDS encoding metal ABC transporter permease, producing MLQEMWHALLHQPNTQWVVLSTMLLGIASGVLGSFALLKKQSLIGDAVAHAALPGICTAYLFIGEKQLLVLLIGAAAAGLLATYLIQLITMTTRIKKDTAICMVLSVFFGMGIVLLTRITRQAQGNKSGLDNFVFGQAAAMTRTDVYTMGGAAGILILIAFLLFKEWKLLIFDPGFAKNSGLSVGLLETLFSTLLVMTVVIGIQAVGVILMAALLIIPSISARYWTDRLGSMVIIAGGIGACSGIAGVLISTVSTGLATGPLIVVTAALCFIVSFTFGRKHGLVQKLTAHRVRTEHLKEEGI from the coding sequence ATGCTGCAGGAAATGTGGCATGCACTGCTGCACCAGCCGAATACACAATGGGTGGTCCTGAGCACGATGCTGCTTGGGATAGCCAGCGGCGTCCTGGGAAGCTTTGCCCTGCTAAAGAAGCAAAGCTTGATTGGAGATGCTGTGGCGCATGCTGCGCTGCCCGGGATCTGTACCGCCTACCTTTTCATAGGCGAAAAGCAGCTGCTGGTCCTTTTGATAGGCGCTGCAGCTGCTGGCCTTTTGGCAACCTATTTGATTCAGCTGATCACGATGACGACACGGATAAAGAAAGATACTGCCATTTGTATGGTGCTGAGCGTTTTCTTCGGTATGGGCATCGTACTGCTTACCCGGATCACACGTCAGGCGCAAGGAAATAAGAGCGGTCTGGATAACTTCGTTTTCGGTCAGGCAGCAGCCATGACAAGAACTGATGTCTATACGATGGGTGGTGCGGCCGGCATTTTGATCCTCATTGCATTCCTTCTATTCAAAGAATGGAAGCTTCTGATTTTCGATCCCGGCTTTGCCAAGAATAGCGGCTTGTCCGTCGGTTTGCTCGAAACGCTCTTCTCCACCCTGCTGGTCATGACAGTCGTGATCGGCATCCAGGCAGTCGGTGTCATCCTCATGGCTGCTTTGCTCATCATTCCCTCGATCAGTGCCCGGTATTGGACGGATCGACTTGGCTCGATGGTGATCATCGCTGGCGGAATCGGAGCCTGCTCCGGCATTGCCGGCGTCCTTATCAGTACAGTCAGCACCGGCCTGGCAACAGGTCCCCTTATCGTTGTCACGGCGGCCCTTTGTTTTATAGTATCTTTCACTTTCGGCCGTAAGCACGGCCTTGTCCAAAAACTGACGGCGCACCGGGTTCGGACGGAACACCTAAAGGAGGAAGGGATATGA
- a CDS encoding metal ABC transporter permease: MTYEGWILLTACLVGISCGMVGCFLIVRRMAMLADAISHSVLLGIVLAFLIANSLNGIYMLIGATIIGFVTTFAIQSLHHAGVQEDASIGIVFTTFFSIGVILISLFAKDVHLDVEHALMGEIAFIPWDTQILFGFEIPKATAMLLGISVFALLIILLFYKEWKLTSFDAALALTLGLPVTLIHYLLMGLVSITAVGSFDAVGAILVVSMLVVPGACAYLLTDRLSAMLLYSCIFGILSAVIGYYGALWLDASISGSMSTAGGILFLLTWMFSPRYGLLRRFFITA, encoded by the coding sequence ATGACCTACGAAGGCTGGATTTTGCTTACTGCCTGCCTTGTCGGCATCAGCTGCGGCATGGTCGGCTGTTTCCTGATTGTCCGGCGCATGGCAATGCTTGCCGATGCCATCAGTCACAGCGTACTGCTTGGAATCGTGCTCGCCTTCCTGATCGCCAACAGTCTTAACGGGATTTACATGCTGATCGGTGCAACGATCATCGGTTTTGTTACGACCTTCGCCATCCAATCACTTCATCATGCCGGTGTCCAGGAAGATGCCAGTATCGGCATCGTGTTTACCACCTTCTTTTCCATCGGAGTCATCCTGATTTCATTATTTGCAAAGGATGTCCATTTGGATGTCGAGCATGCGCTGATGGGTGAGATTGCCTTCATTCCATGGGATACCCAAATCCTATTCGGCTTCGAGATACCAAAGGCAACAGCGATGCTTTTGGGTATAAGTGTGTTTGCTTTGCTCATCATCCTGCTTTTCTATAAGGAATGGAAGCTCACTTCCTTCGATGCAGCACTCGCTCTGACACTCGGCTTGCCGGTTACTTTGATCCATTACCTGCTGATGGGGCTTGTTTCCATCACGGCCGTTGGTTCGTTTGACGCTGTCGGTGCCATCCTTGTCGTCAGTATGCTCGTCGTACCTGGCGCTTGTGCGTATTTACTCACGGATCGATTATCAGCCATGCTCCTGTACAGCTGCATTTTCGGCATCCTTAGTGCCGTGATCGGTTATTATGGCGCACTATGGCTCGATGCTTCGATTTCCGGATCCATGAGTACAGCCGGCGGGATCCTGTTTTTGCTGACATGGATGTTTTCACCGCGGTATGGTTTATTGCGTCGATTCTTCATCACAGCCTGA
- a CDS encoding alpha/beta hydrolase-fold protein: MKRNGKMESTMIDSIYLDESLEIRWYKPESFSPMYKYQLCIMQDGNDYFQMGRIATLSDQLHSDGQIKNTVFAGIHYRDRNDRIDKYHPDGKKHEAFLQFLLHEVLPVLEDDLPTLHMGATRTLMGDSLAGTLSLVAALRFPHTFGGVVMQSPLVDEAVMREVREAKQLDSLSIYHTVGTNETSVPTSFHKEMDFVEPNRSLQEYFRSKDIDYTYRELQDAEHTWKYWQRDMKQVLTDVFG, from the coding sequence ATGAAACGAAATGGCAAGATGGAAAGCACCATGATCGACAGCATCTATTTGGACGAAAGCCTGGAGATACGCTGGTATAAGCCGGAGTCCTTCTCCCCCATGTATAAATACCAGCTATGCATCATGCAGGATGGAAACGACTATTTCCAAATGGGACGGATAGCGACGTTAAGCGATCAGCTGCACAGTGACGGACAGATTAAAAATACGGTTTTTGCTGGTATCCATTACCGCGATCGGAACGACCGAATCGATAAATATCATCCAGACGGAAAGAAACACGAAGCATTTTTGCAGTTTCTATTGCATGAGGTGCTGCCAGTGCTGGAGGATGACCTGCCCACTTTACATATGGGAGCGACCAGGACACTGATGGGCGATTCCCTTGCTGGCACGCTCTCGCTGGTTGCCGCCCTTCGTTTCCCGCATACTTTCGGAGGCGTCGTGATGCAGTCTCCATTGGTGGATGAAGCTGTCATGCGGGAAGTGCGCGAGGCCAAGCAGCTGGATAGCCTGTCCATTTACCATACGGTCGGAACGAATGAGACCTCTGTCCCCACTTCCTTCCATAAAGAAATGGACTTTGTGGAACCGAATCGAAGCTTACAGGAATACTTCCGCTCCAAGGATATCGATTATACCTACCGCGAGCTGCAGGACGCAGAGCATACATGGAAGTATTGGCAGCGCGATATGAAACAGGTGCTGACAGACGTTTTCGGCTGA
- a CDS encoding 2'-5' RNA ligase family protein, with the protein MNYTIAIFPSEQVQQEANSYRKRYDSAYALIKPHMKVRQPFTLNEEDLIDAVSELKRIARETAPFSYKIEKVSTFAPAHNTLYFKVTPSEQLKTLHEKLYHGFFEGEKEYAFVPHITIAQNLSSGEYGDLYGTLKLKQFQYEEQAEQFHLLEQQADDKWIVKETFTLGEE; encoded by the coding sequence ATGAACTACACTATTGCAATTTTCCCATCTGAGCAAGTTCAGCAAGAAGCCAATTCGTACCGCAAAAGATACGATTCCGCGTATGCACTCATCAAACCGCATATGAAGGTGAGGCAGCCATTCACATTGAATGAAGAAGATCTCATCGATGCAGTGAGCGAGCTCAAACGGATTGCACGCGAAACAGCTCCCTTCTCCTATAAAATAGAAAAAGTCAGCACGTTTGCACCTGCTCATAATACACTTTATTTCAAAGTGACTCCTTCTGAGCAGCTTAAAACCTTGCACGAGAAGCTCTACCACGGCTTCTTCGAGGGTGAGAAAGAATATGCATTCGTCCCCCATATCACGATTGCACAGAATCTTTCAAGCGGGGAATATGGGGATTTGTATGGAACGCTGAAGCTGAAGCAATTCCAATATGAAGAGCAAGCCGAACAATTCCATTTGCTCGAGCAGCAAGCGGACGACAAATGGATCGTGAAAGAAACTTTTACATTAGGCGAGGAATGA
- a CDS encoding GNAT family N-acetyltransferase gives MDIIVAENSRQQQDAFQVRTLVFVEEQKVPADLEIDELENESIHFVGYEDDIPGAAGRMRFVNGYAKMERICILKEFRGKHYGNELMRAMEDEAKRRGMQKAKLNAQTQAIPFYERLGYTVVSDEFMDAGIPHKTMTKQL, from the coding sequence ATGGACATAATCGTTGCAGAAAACAGCCGCCAGCAGCAGGATGCCTTCCAAGTGAGAACATTGGTTTTCGTGGAAGAACAAAAAGTGCCGGCGGATCTTGAAATCGATGAGCTGGAGAACGAGAGCATCCACTTTGTCGGGTATGAAGATGATATTCCTGGAGCGGCCGGCAGAATGCGCTTCGTCAACGGCTACGCTAAAATGGAACGCATTTGTATCCTGAAGGAATTCCGGGGCAAGCATTACGGCAATGAACTGATGCGCGCCATGGAGGACGAGGCCAAAAGACGCGGCATGCAGAAGGCGAAACTGAATGCACAGACCCAGGCGATCCCTTTTTATGAACGGCTGGGCTATACAGTCGTTTCCGATGAATTCATGGATGCCGGCATCCCGCATAAGACAATGACGAAACAGCTGTGA
- a CDS encoding DUF421 domain-containing protein: MGVYGEIIVEVIFGFVGLFLLTKMLGKTQMNQITPFDFIAAIAAGELFGNALFDPEAGIPHIAVAIITWGILMLIVEKLTQKFKRTRGFLEGKPSVIISQGEIQYEDMKVNKMDFNQLMHQLRANNVFSLAEVDYAIIEADGSLSVLKKSAYQTPTRDDLKLKEQPNPLPVSFILDGEIIEDNVINCGKSLEWLRDEIKKQGFDTAADVAYAEWTHTNGLFTRAYH, encoded by the coding sequence GTGGGAGTTTATGGAGAGATAATTGTAGAAGTGATATTTGGATTCGTTGGTCTTTTCTTATTGACGAAAATGCTTGGAAAGACACAAATGAACCAAATCACGCCTTTTGACTTCATTGCCGCAATTGCAGCAGGGGAGCTGTTCGGGAATGCTTTGTTCGATCCCGAGGCTGGTATCCCTCATATTGCAGTGGCCATCATCACATGGGGGATACTCATGCTGATCGTTGAAAAATTGACACAGAAATTCAAACGAACGCGCGGATTCTTGGAAGGTAAGCCATCCGTCATCATTTCGCAAGGCGAAATTCAATATGAGGATATGAAAGTGAATAAAATGGACTTCAATCAATTGATGCATCAGCTTCGGGCCAATAATGTCTTTTCCCTTGCCGAGGTCGATTATGCCATCATCGAAGCAGATGGCAGTTTGAGTGTATTGAAAAAGAGCGCCTATCAGACACCGACACGGGATGATCTGAAGCTGAAGGAACAGCCCAATCCACTTCCTGTATCCTTCATCCTTGATGGGGAGATCATCGAGGACAATGTCATCAATTGCGGGAAATCACTGGAGTGGCTGAGGGATGAAATCAAGAAGCAAGGGTTTGATACAGCGGCAGATGTGGCGTATGCAGAATGGACACACACGAATGGTTTATTTACCAGAGCTTATCATTGA
- a CDS encoding CotY/CotZ family spore coat protein, producing the protein MSCGCEKGTGCVKDILKEIANAQKDIYTECCATSAEQSINDLLGNWGGSTGFDTVPFILYNKDGSPFRGVGVVPGATPGTLGPVAASFYFRVKTVYEDDCAVLELLRDPADLDLTPDSIDDQAVANLTATGLCFTVDLHCFCHITTLPAISAFNGNSGTPGVPTI; encoded by the coding sequence ATGAGCTGTGGATGTGAAAAAGGCACAGGCTGCGTCAAGGACATCCTTAAAGAAATCGCCAATGCGCAAAAGGATATCTACACGGAATGCTGTGCCACAAGCGCGGAACAATCCATCAATGATCTTCTTGGCAACTGGGGAGGATCCACTGGTTTCGATACAGTACCTTTCATTCTCTATAACAAGGACGGTTCACCTTTCCGGGGAGTAGGAGTTGTACCTGGGGCTACACCTGGAACACTTGGTCCGGTTGCAGCGAGCTTCTATTTCCGCGTAAAGACTGTATACGAAGACGATTGTGCTGTCCTTGAATTGCTGCGCGATCCAGCGGACTTAGACTTGACACCTGATAGCATCGATGATCAAGCAGTGGCAAACTTAACTGCGACTGGTCTTTGCTTCACTGTCGATTTACACTGCTTCTGCCATATCACAACGCTTCCTGCAATCTCTGCTTTCAATGGAAATTCCGGAACACCAGGAGTTCCGACCATTTAA
- a CDS encoding CotO family spore coat protein — MSKGKVRRQQPLLFIAQPKLDLPQAEMQQAYRTTKDDKKVTTGDAESVTAVESAEEKPAEETVRKTKKGDFKDLSISEKTRYLLNLPSQIPRMKCEIVTEENSFIGTISGIEEDVIQFKSIRRPFKREIKLSSVKDIKLLGF; from the coding sequence ATGTCCAAAGGAAAGGTACGGCGTCAGCAGCCGCTGCTGTTCATTGCCCAGCCGAAGCTTGATCTGCCGCAAGCAGAAATGCAGCAGGCTTATCGTACGACAAAGGATGACAAGAAAGTGACAACAGGCGATGCTGAATCAGTGACGGCTGTAGAATCTGCTGAAGAAAAGCCAGCAGAAGAAACAGTCAGGAAAACGAAAAAAGGGGACTTCAAGGATCTCTCTATTTCCGAAAAGACTAGATACCTGTTAAATCTGCCATCTCAAATTCCCCGAATGAAATGTGAGATAGTAACAGAGGAAAATAGCTTCATAGGAACTATATCGGGAATAGAAGAAGATGTGATACAGTTCAAATCAATCAGGCGTCCATTCAAAAGAGAGATTAAGTTATCCAGTGTCAAGGACATAAAGCTGCTTGGGTTCTAA